The nucleotide sequence GCCCTGCAGTTCGTTAGCATTGCCGACGGTTCGACCATCTGGCAGCACGATTGGCCCGTGGAAAACTATCGTGCCATCCAGCCGTTGGTTGTTTCCGATACGGTGCTGATTGGGACCAGCCTGGGCGAAGGCACGCGTAAGATCCAAGTCCTTCGGAACGAATCCGACAACCAATGGTCCACCGTTGAACGCTGGACATCACTGGACTTGAAACCTGATTACAACGATTACGTGGTGGCCGATGGATTCCTGTATGGTTTCGACCGAAACATCTTTGCCTGCATCGATCTGAAATCGGGCCAACGTCAATGGAAACGCGGACGATACGGTAACGGCCAAGTTCTCCTGCTGGCCGACGCCGACCAACTATTGGTTTCATCCGAAAAAGGCGAAGTCGTCCTGCTGCGGGCCAATCCCGAGCAGCTACAGGAAACCACACGCTTTCAAGCCCTGGATGGCAAAACGTGGAATCATCCGGTACTGGTGGGCGACCGGCTTTACATCCGTAACGCTCAAGAGGCCGCCTGTTATCAAATGCCGCTGAAGAAAAACGAAACGCCGGAACAAGACTTGGCGGCAAAGTAGACGCCACAACTAAGCGTGGAGCCTAAAAAAAACGCACCACCGGAAAACCGATGGTGCGTTTTGATTGGATTCAATCGAATCTCGGTGGACCTCAGTCCTTCTTGGCCTGAGCAGCCTGTTGTTGCAGGCCCGGACGAACACGCTTGTTGATGTCCGTTTCCAAAACGCCGAAAACCGACTCGTGGCGGGCGACCGACATTTGCAGTGCGGCCAACAGTCGCTTGGCGGTGAAGAAGTTCAAAATGATTCGTTGCTTGACTTGAATCGGGTCCTTCGGGACACCGATCGGTTGCGGGTTCAAACCAAAGTCGACGATCAGTTCTTCGGGCGAACCGGTCACGCGGCAAAAGTTCGCGTAGGTGGCGACCGCGTGATCATCTTCCACTTGAACTTGAACGGGCTGTTGGGTTTGTGCCTTTTCAGCGGCTGGTGCGGGAGCAGGAGCAGCGGTCTGAGTGTCTTCGGCGGTCTTGGCGGCTTCGTCGGCCATTGGGAAAATCTCCAAACATGGGTCTTGGGACAAACATCACATTGGTGAGGCCGCCCATCCTAACTTGCGGGGGGTATGACGCAACGCACGTCATACCTTTTTCCCCCGTGGAAAACAAAAAGTGATCGTCATAAGTGTCAAAAGACAAAACTGCGCAAAATGGATTAAACCGGTGTTCGACAACCGTTCTAAAATTCAAAGTTGAACGTCTTGGCAATGATCCGCCACAAGCGTTGCCCCAAGGACATTGGATCCACATGAATCTTGGCCGATCCGCGATAGCCCGCTCTCAGCACGGTCTCATCAAAATCAATCGGGACTCGTCCTTGGAATGAAACACTGCGTGGTTTGATCTGGCCTGTCCGCGGGTCAATTTCGGTTTGCAAATCGCCCCCGGTTTGGCTGGACATATTCGTCGAAGCTGCTTGCATCGGATTGATCGACATCTCGGTCAATTTCCCATGAAAGGTCTCCAATCGCTTGGAATCCAATTTCAAATCAACCTCCTGGCCGACACGAACCAGCTGCATGTCGCCCTGGTCGATGATCAGCACCGCCTCATAATCTTTAGGGGTGCCGATCTCGCAAATCTTATCATCCGGCGTCATCAAAGCCCCGATGTTATGCGGCTGCATCGGAGTCCCCGTCCAACCAGGCAAGCGTCCGTCGCCGGCATCTTGTGATGGCTTGTCGGCCGGCGGCAGAACTTGGCCGTCACGAACCGCACGAACGGTCAACCGCTTGACTTCTTCTTCGGTTTTTTCACGCAGCGCGACGATCGACGCCAGGACCTCATCTTGATAATCCTGCTGCACTTTGACCGATTCATCGGTTCGTGCACGACGCGTCAGGTTCGCACGCTGGACTCGTGCAAGTTCTTCTTGGCCCTGAAGATCCGCCAAACGAATGATCAGGTCGGGATTCTCCAGTTTGGCAACCGGATCTCCCTTGGAAACGATGTCTCCCGGCTGTGCAGTCCAACGGACACGTCCCGTTGTGGCAGCATAGACCGAACCGGCTTCGCTGGGTCGGATCTCAAAAGCACAATCGATATGGTGCGGCAGCGGAATGTACGCCACCGCCGCCAGGATCGCTCCCGCGATGCCCAGCGTTGCAAACAGTCGGCCCTTCTTCACTTTTGCCAACCTCCCAGGCGTACGAACAAATTTCCAAGTTTGAATAATGGGCTGCATCACAAGGCCGGCAAATCCGGCCACCGCCAACAATCGGCCGACCGCCTGAAGCCCATAAGGTTCCAACACCTTCATCACGAACCAGACGATCGAAAACACAACCACCCATCGATAAATCACACTCGCGATGGTGAACATCGCAAAGGCAAGTCGATTTCGCTGGGGCAAGAAAGGATCTTCCTGCAGTTCCAACCCCAAGCAGGTTTCTTGAAACCATCGCTTGAGAACTTCCGTGGCCTTCTGACGAAGGTTGGGAATTTCCAACAAATCCATCAAAATGTAATAGCCGTCGAACCGCAGCAACGGGTTCCCGTTGACCAGAATCGTGCTAACAGCATTCAGGAACATGATATTCAGCGACAAATCATTGACGGTCGTTCCGGGTTCGCTGAAGAACCAGACAAATGCTGCAATCGATGCCAGGATCATTTCCACATAAATCCCGGCCGCACCGATCCAAACACGCTGCCATTTATTGGGCAACATCCATGAATCGGAAACATTGCAATACAGACATGGCGTGAACACCAACAGCATGAAACCGATTTCGTGGCATTCACCACCGAATTTCTTACAACTCAGCCCGTGACCGAATTCGTGAATGACTTTCACGACTCCCATCGTTGCCGCAAGAATCAGCCACCGGTCGGCTGCAAAAAATTGCTGGAATGTGGGCAACTTGGCATAAACGGTTTCATACTGAGTCGCCAACAACAACGACGCGGTAAGAAACAAACCGATAAAGAACAACAGTGCCGGGACTGTGAACATCCACCCGAACCACGGCAACAGCCGGTTCAAGATTTTTTCGGGGTCGATACCACGGGTACGAATCGCAAAGATGTTGGAAAACTTGCCCAACAGTTCCTTGTTACGCTTCTTCCGACCACGTTCGCGAAGCTGTTTTCCCTGCCCTGGCGAATTGCTGATCACCAGCCCACTGCGGTGCAGCATTCCGATGAACTGTTGCAGATCCCCAAAGGTGATCTTCTGCGGTGCGAATCGAGCCTCAAATCCGTCTTTGATTTGTTGCAGGCTGACGTGACCGTCCAGCATGTTCAGAATGAAATATTCTTCATCATGAAAGCGGAAGTACTGCAGCCCGATTGGTTCTTTGACCACCCAATAGGCCGCACCCTGATAATGGTGCCGACTGCCCGTCAGGTCCGGCCGTTTGCGCACCGTCAGCGGCCGCGATGAGCTGCTTACCAGGGATTCGGCCAAAGTGGTCATGACAAATTACGACAGAGAAAAGGATGCAGGGGGTTGCTCAAACTAGAAAACGAACGGAGCAGTGACGATTCTTAGATCACCAATCACTTGATGACGATGTCGGCCGACATTCCAGGCCGGATGATCCAGCGTCCATCGACTTGCTGGTTTTTGATCACGGCCCAAGCGCGATAGCTTTCCAAACTGTTGATTCCGGGGCTGACAAAGCCCAACTGGGCGTTGATGCGGATCGGTTCGCCGTCTTTGCCGTCGGCGTAAACCCAGACTTCGCATGGGGCACCGGCATAAACGCGGTCGCCCGTTCCGATGGCGGGCAAATCGGCTTCGACTTTCAATTCATCCATCTGCAACAGGCTGGCGATCGGGCTGCCCGGTTGGACCCATTCGCCCTGTTGTGCGTCGCGTTCTTCGATCTCGATCACGCCGTCAAAGGGGGCCTTGATCTGTCG is from Crateriforma conspicua and encodes:
- a CDS encoding DUF3467 domain-containing protein, producing MADEAAKTAEDTQTAAPAPAPAAEKAQTQQPVQVQVEDDHAVATYANFCRVTGSPEELIVDFGLNPQPIGVPKDPIQVKQRIILNFFTAKRLLAALQMSVARHESVFGVLETDINKRVRPGLQQQAAQAKKD
- a CDS encoding site-2 protease family protein, which encodes MTTLAESLVSSSSRPLTVRKRPDLTGSRHHYQGAAYWVVKEPIGLQYFRFHDEEYFILNMLDGHVSLQQIKDGFEARFAPQKITFGDLQQFIGMLHRSGLVISNSPGQGKQLRERGRKKRNKELLGKFSNIFAIRTRGIDPEKILNRLLPWFGWMFTVPALLFFIGLFLTASLLLATQYETVYAKLPTFQQFFAADRWLILAATMGVVKVIHEFGHGLSCKKFGGECHEIGFMLLVFTPCLYCNVSDSWMLPNKWQRVWIGAAGIYVEMILASIAAFVWFFSEPGTTVNDLSLNIMFLNAVSTILVNGNPLLRFDGYYILMDLLEIPNLRQKATEVLKRWFQETCLGLELQEDPFLPQRNRLAFAMFTIASVIYRWVVVFSIVWFVMKVLEPYGLQAVGRLLAVAGFAGLVMQPIIQTWKFVRTPGRLAKVKKGRLFATLGIAGAILAAVAYIPLPHHIDCAFEIRPSEAGSVYAATTGRVRWTAQPGDIVSKGDPVAKLENPDLIIRLADLQGQEELARVQRANLTRRARTDESVKVQQDYQDEVLASIVALREKTEEEVKRLTVRAVRDGQVLPPADKPSQDAGDGRLPGWTGTPMQPHNIGALMTPDDKICEIGTPKDYEAVLIIDQGDMQLVRVGQEVDLKLDSKRLETFHGKLTEMSINPMQAASTNMSSQTGGDLQTEIDPRTGQIKPRSVSFQGRVPIDFDETVLRAGYRGSAKIHVDPMSLGQRLWRIIAKTFNFEF